A stretch of DNA from Pleurocapsa minor HA4230-MV1:
ATACTATAGAGCTGAGATTATCTTGTGCAAGCTAGCTAAATATATATATACAGCAGGATAAAATTCTACTTCCCATAACTGTAATTATCGGTTATACCTATAAAAGCATCTACAACGTCTACATCGTTGTCGTCTATAATTTATTAACGCAAGTAAATGGATAATAAACAGTTAGCAGGATTGAATCAAGCCAGTCTTAAAAAAAAGAATGATGCGCTAGTCAGAACAGAAAAAGCAATTACTAAACTAATTAACAAACAACAACAAATAACCATTCGTTCTGTAGCGAGAGAAGCAAATGTTTCTGTTAGCTATATCTATAAATATCCAGAATTAGCTTATAAAATTCAGCGTTTAAGAGAGCAACAAAAATACAATCACGTTCAACCTGAAGTTCCATCAAGCAAATCACACCAAATAATTGCCACTCAACTCAGAAATCGTATCAATGTAGTGGAGCAAGAAAAGGAAGAGTTAACTAGAGAAACAAAAATATTAGCAGCTAATGTCTATGAAATGTCAAAAAGTGAAAATTCTATAGAGCGTTTAAAAGCTCAGAACATTGAATTATTAGCTGAAAACAAAGAACTTAGGAAGCAATTAAGATTTTTTGAAAATCAGATTTCTGACCTAAGAGATTTTATTCTCAAGCAAGGATACAAAAAGAAATTTGACGATATTGATAACAACAAAAAAGAAACTAAAAAGTTAGAAAATTTTTATCTGACAAAAGAGAAGTGATATGTTTTTTGAAACGAAGCTTCCGATGTAGATCGCTTCATTCAACAAAAGCCAAAAAAATCATCTTTCAACATTTGTTCAAGTTCAATAAAACAAGTATCTGCAGGGATTTCAAACTCAACCCGCCAAGCATTAACAGCATTTTGGAAAATTTCTGGATAGATTTCAGCTAATAGGCGATTAAAACTAGGATTTTGTTTTAGTAGTCGCTTGAGTCGCTGGCGAAAATTAATTACTTCCACTTTCCAATGCTTGTAATTTCTTTCCCTTTCTGCATCCCAGTACTGTAACTTCAAGATATGAGCTATTAATCGCTCCAAATAACTCTCAAGCGATCGCTGAACGAGATTTTGAAAATATGGACTGGGATAATTTGTTTGACGAAGTTGACGATCTGGGAAAATCTGAAAAGCGATCGCTTTTTTGGTAGCTTCCACCCAAAGGTTGAAGTCTCGATCGTGTAATTCTTTAATATCAGTCATTTTTAATCTCGAATCTATCAATAATAGTTTTCGCCCGACTCTGAACAATCCAAATCAGCCAACAAAAGACCTTTTCTTGTCGCTTGTTTAATAGTCTTACTTAATACAGTATAGTTTCCCAGAACTTATCTTTCTTCAGATAGCTTATAGCTGGAACGAAGTTCCTTGATTAATATTAAAACTAGATTTTTGGCGCAACTGGAACAATTTTATTCCCCTCCCAGCGCACCATGATGTAATCATCTTCGGTTAAAGCGTCATGATTATCAGGTGTAAAAGGTTTGTTGTATAGCCCTTCTCAAATTGGTGAGATACAGTAACAAGAGTGGGTAAACCAATTACGAATATCTTTAAGGGAAACTTGACTATAAGCTTGGAAAATTGCTAAATCTAAATCTTTGTAATTTCTAGCAC
This window harbors:
- a CDS encoding DUF29 domain-containing protein — translated: MTDIKELHDRDFNLWVEATKKAIAFQIFPDRQLRQTNYPSPYFQNLVQRSLESYLERLIAHILKLQYWDAERERNYKHWKVEVINFRQRLKRLLKQNPSFNRLLAEIYPEIFQNAVNAWRVEFEIPADTCFIELEQMLKDDFFGFC